Proteins co-encoded in one Nematostella vectensis chromosome 15, jaNemVect1.1, whole genome shotgun sequence genomic window:
- the LOC116619380 gene encoding mucin-5AC isoform X1 — translation MCTMTMVELVAIATLLLGFQQQVSASCKFDFEEGPNSLRGWTRTGDAFNTQPTFDDNPAARGLGTPVGLQGNWWIGTYEDRPSKGTPAGMVQTDFPRGTLTSPNFVITGDDINFLIGGGCDKSKARVELLVNGVTKLRTSSPRCGEKMHRVHWKVHKYRGKLARVRLVDDSSWGWGHLNFDDLRGDIRCLDKHQPEENVKQKQMQEEQTGDYTLKKNDDKAVQDTNLEKPRLDSPPSYHKALVKDVKRLEEKFQKFVEMNNEKRIPATLDAVPVTPKPVLSAEKPVEGGKDARPVTIYNIIYPPDKHEQEKVPANLENYQAPTEKLYQKNWRKIADAANPMTSATDKPGNNEESPISAGSDQERTSTGLVNINAPKDANNLKTERRIKFGLGNQENPGTVQIQENNNHNNGATTDAMSQEIKIEQPKKIHHAKHRYSGNKAIHRKKLQVKQRLAKKLRGGSFLEAMVTPVEIPVAEETGSKDIHKGLPTTGSHVSPIVSNVEPIVSSVGPIVSNVGLDHSFPSKTPSSNEGLKENVPTQHSPRKAYKPTEASRTTVTQPSERRHDDIIPEADQSGPWKTGGESHSSSAPTSGMTTSMENDPEAIVEVITPTGASSTSTGARTTSAGSIAPTSGSRPTGMTTSMEEDPEAIQTTYSGKGKPTESHGMTTSMENDPEAVPTSAGSATPTGSESIATSMENDPKAVITFAGSAASTESEGMTSMENDPEAISAQRRRLETRANTGTPTRNMRSAMTTDMEFDPDAIIPTKSLTTEMEDDPDGEPTGNVTPTGSPATTERITENQPTAGSYHMRPSGQTTMMEEDVMGSEEIKEFSRPKQTTSKPSPASIKFYGGDVKIPESSLHSVWPEELTMDNPRHAYGTVSDFDLSDRGKDMMSLIGPIAEKAAADISREEFNPENRHDIETNSGSSSSSSNGGLTNTGGSSSSNGGSSNTNGGSTSNTGAGSNTGENSASVSSMPGHTSTGSSTGSASNGNLPGTGQMGSPGTVQTGSPGIDHSHGTGQTGTPGTGKAGSTGIDHSHGTGQTGSTGTSHAGQTGNTGQSITPVTGQSPSSSIDPHVSVITSQTQGSSGVPVHHGNNPEQISVETGSKAGAPITITIPPIVLPQSVTAIPNLEGSTTDGSQGLIPLPTTQPIATQTTTAPGEQGAAQVGTSGVITATTPTFVTTHATISTTLTTPTTPSTTPTTITTIPTTPTTIPTTASTVMSTTVTTITTPVETTKSTVNIPTTMAPNPKTELRNLNCKIFLVAMRLAYPWNRELMFSSTPTYENLRHIIEERVLAVYGEELNFLGIQFGRFSRSSEDGTTKAYFVLRFNSNGAFLAKLIDEYGQNTIYAAGCYDPAKICPANCPESCAPACTPSCCSAGLPKIITAAPPLSKCPGSCLPACAPGCNPLCCSSTSLLHQNRIPPNMVIVEPGPPMQDPSLPGPILPDMVPLRVAMGYKKSLPCPRSCDRYCKPNCPILCCRSNPFRVKGKKVTWNKYTKRSKVARRKNRQRIGSRKHN, via the exons ATGTGTACCATGACCATGGTTGAGCTTGTCGCCATAGCGACGCTTTTATTAGGCTTCCAGCAACAAGTGTCAG CAAGCTGCAAATTTGACTTCGAAGAGGGGCCCAATTCTCTCAGGGGCTGGACGCGTACCGGGGACGCTTTCAACACACAGCCAACATTTGATGACAATCCTGCCGCGCGGGGCCTGGGAACTCCTGTGGGACTACAGGGGAACTGGTGGATAGGGACCTACGAAGATAGACCCAGCAAAGGCACCCCTGCTGGAATGGTCCAAACAG attttccaAGAGGTACCTTAACATCTCCTAACTTCGTTATCACCGGTGATGATATCAACTTTCTGATTGGCGGTGGATGTGACAAATCAAAAGCAAGGGTAGAATTACTCGTGAATGGCGTCACGAAGCTAAGGACGTCATCGCCTCGTTGTGGTGAGAAGATGCATCGGGTTCACTGGAAAGTGCACAAATACCGAGGGAAACTGGCACGAGTTCGTCTAGTGGATGATTCTAGCTGGGGCTGGGGACACTTGAATTTTGACGACTTGAGAGGCGATATTCGCTGTTTGG ACAAACATCAACCCGAAGAAAATGTGAAGCAAAAACAGATGCAGGAAGAACAAACCGGCGACTATACGCTAAAGAAAAATGATGACAAAG CTGTTCAAGACACGAATCTTGAAAAGCCGAGACTCGACAGCCCGCCGTCATACCACAAAGCCCTCGTGAAAG ATGTTAAGCGGTTGGAGGAGAAGTTTCAAAAGTTTGTTGAAATGAATAACGAGAAAAGAATACCAG CTACTCTAGATGCCGTTCCAGTCACCCCTAAGCCTGTTCTATCAG cAGAAAAACCAGTAGAAGGAGGCAAAGACGCTCGTCCAGTCACTATCTACAACATTATTTACCCGCCAGATAAAC atgaaCAAGAAAAAGTACCTGCAAATCTGGAAAACTATCAAGCTCCAACGGAAAAATTGTATCAGAAAAACTGGCGAAAAATAGCAGACGCTGCCAACCCTATGACGTCAGCCACGGATAAACCAGGAAATAACGAAGAAAGCCCTATTTCCGCCGGAAGTGACCAAGAGAGGACGTCTACTGGTCTTGTTAATATAAATGCCCCGAAAGACGCCAATAATTTGAAGACAGAAAGACGCATAAAGTTTGGCTTAGGGAATCAAGAGAATCCTGGAACTGTCCAAATACAAGAGAacaataatcataataatggTGCTACTACCGATGCAATGTCCCAAGAGATAAAAATAGAACAGCCAAAAAAGATCCACCACGCTAAGCATAGATATAGCGGTAACAAAGCTATTCATCGTAAGAAGCTGCAAGTGAAACAGCGATTGGCTAAGAAGCTAAGAGGGGGAAGTTTTCTCGAAGCAATGGTGACACCTGTGGAAATTCCTGTCGCGGAGGAGACTGGGTCCAAAGACATTCATAAGGGCTTGCCAACAACTGGCAGCCATGTGTCACCGATTGTGTCGAATGTCGAACCGATTGTTTCGAGTGTCGGGCCAATTGTGTCGAATGTCGGTCTCGATCATTCATTTCCAAGTAAGACCCCCTCAAGTAATGAAGGGCTGAAAGAGAATGTACCCACTCAGCATTCACCTAGAAAAGCTTACAAACCTACAGAAGCTAGTAGAACGACCGTTACGCAGCCCAGTGAAAGAAGACACGATGATATCATACCGGAAGCTGATCAGTCTGGGCCATGGAAAACCGGAGGTGAATCCCACTCAAGTAGTGCTCCTACTTCCGGTATGACGACTTCAATGGAAAACGATCCAGAGGCTATCGTGGAAGTGATAACTCCAACTGGCGCATCCAGTACATCGACAGGAGCTAGGACCACTTCCGCCGGAAGTATTGCACCAACCAGTGGTTCTAGGCCAACTGGTATGACCACATCCATGGAAGAAGATCCTGAAGCGATTCAGACGACTTACTCTGGAAAGGGCAAACCAACTGAAAGCCATGGTATGACAACTTCTATGGAAAATGACCCCGAAGCAGTCCCAACTTCCGCTGGAAGTGCGACACCAACCGGAAGTGAGAGTATAGCAACTTCGATGGAAAATGACCCCAAAGCAGTCATAACTTTCGCCGGAAGTGCAGCATCAACCGAAAGTGAGGGTATGACTTCGATGGAAAATGACCCCGAAGCTATTTCTGCCCAAAGAAGAAGACTAGAGACCCGAGCAAACACAGGGACCCCAACTAGGAATATGCGAAGTGCAATGACAACAGATATGGAATTTGACCCTGACGCAATCATCCCGACAAAAAGTTTAACAACGGAAATGGAAGACGACCCAGATGGGGAGCCTACCGGAAATGTCACCCCAACCGGAAGTCCAGCTACTACAGAAAGAATTACCGAAAACCAGCCCACGGCCGGAAGCTATCACATGCGGCCAAGCGGACAGACCACAATGATGGAGGAGGATGTCATGGGAAGTGAGGAAATAAAGGAATTTTCTCGCCCTAAACAAACGACTTCAAAACCCTCACCTGCGTCAATAAAATTCTATGGAGGCGACGTTAAGATTCCTGAATCAAGTCTTCACTCGGTCTGGCCCGAGGAGCTCACAATGGACAACCCTCGGCACGCCTACGGGACCGTCTCGGACTTTGACTTGTCTGATAGAGGCAAGGACATGATGAGCCTGATCGGTCCTATCGCAGAGAAAGCGGCCGCTGATATCAGTAGAGAGGAATTCAACCCGGAGAACCGCCACGACATTGAAACGAACTCAG GTAGTAGCTCCAGCTCTTCAAATGGCGGTTTGACGAATACAGGAGGCTCATCCTCAAGTAATGGCGGGAGTTCAAACACAAATGGTGGTAGTACGTCAAATACAGGCGCGGGGTCAAACACAGGGGAGAACTCTGCCAGCGTCTCATCAATGCCTGGTCACACAAGCACCGGATCCTCTACAGGGTCCGCAAGTAATGGAAATCTACCTGGAACTGGTCAAATGGGTTCTCCTGGAACTGTTCAAACGGGTTCTCCTGGAATTGATCATTCACATGGAactggtcaaacgggtactccTGGAACTGGCAAAGCGGGTTCTACTGGAATTGATCATTCTCATGGAACTGGTCAAACGGGCTCCACTGGAACTAGTCATGCTGGTCAAACCGGTAATACTGGTCAGTCTATTACGCCTGTGACGGGGCAATCTCCCAGTTCTTCTATTGACCCTCACGTGTCTGTCATCACGAGTCAGACCCAGGGATCGTCAGGAGTGCCGGTGCATCATGGGAATAACCCAGAACAAATATCCGTAGAGACAGGGTCAAAGGCAG GTGCACCGATAACCATCACAATTCCACCCATCGTGCTACCGCAATCCGTCACCGCCATTCCAAATCTAGAAGGTTCCACAACAGACGGCTCACAGGGCCTCATACCTCTACCAACCACCCAGCCGATAGCGACCCAAACAACCACCGCACCTGGCGAGCAAGGTGCCGCCCAAGTAGGAACCTCTGGAGTTATTACGGCAACAACACCAACGTTTGTTACTACACATGCAACAATTTCGACGACGCTTACGACACCGACGACACCATCAACTACGCCAACAACAATAACGACGATACCAACTACACCAACGACGATACCAACTACAGCTTCGACAGTTATGTCAACGACAGTGACGACCATAACGACACCTGTTGAGACAACCAAGAGTACCGTGAATATCCCCACTACGATGGCGCCCAATCCCAAAACAGAACTGCGGAACTTGAACT GTAAGATATTCTTAGTTGCCATGAGATTGGCGTACCCTTGGAATCGCGAGCTCATGTTTTCATCTACTCCCACCTACGAGAACCTTAGGCACATCATAGAGGAGAGG GTTCTCGCGGTTTACGGAGAAGAGTTGAATTTCCTTGGGATACAGTTTGGACGTTTCTC GCGATCCAGTGAGGACGGTACGACAAAGGCCTACTTTGTTCTTCGCTTCAACAGCAATGGCGCGTTCCTTGCCAAACTTATTGACGAGTATGGACAGAACACCATATACGCGGCGG GTTGTTACGATCCAGCTAAAATATGTCCCGCAAACTGTCCCGAGTCCTGTGCGCCTGCATGCACGCCATCATGTTGTTCAGCGGGCTTACCCAAAATAATTACCGCCGCGCCTCCCCTATCCAAGTGTCCTGGCTCCTGTTTGCCCGCATGCGCACCTGGCTGTAATCCGCTGTGCTGCTCTTCAACATCGCTGCTTCATCAAAATCGAATCCCCCCAAATATGGTGATAGTAGAACCAGGACCACCCATGCAAGACCCAAGCTTACCAGGGCCCATATTACCTGATATGGTCCCACTTCGCGTTGCTATGGGTTACAAGAAATCCCTTCCTTGCCCGCGAAGCTGCGATAGATATTGTAAACCTAACTGCCCGATCTTGTGCTGTCGATCGAACCCGTTTCGAgtcaaaggaaaaaaagtcaCTTGGAATAAGTACACAAAGCGATCTAAAGTTGCGAGACGAAAAAACCGTCAACGGATTGGTTCTAGAAAGCACAATTGA